The genomic DNA TGAGGCAGTGTATTCCTGCATACCTTTCTGACGCTATTGAATCTATACAAAGAGGAGCTTTAAGAATGATATTTCCAAACTCTAGTTATCAACAAGCCATAGATCAAGCAAATCTAACATCGATAGCAAATTGCAGGATATTCATATGTAAAGCGTCGATGGCTGATATGAGGAATGAGAGGCACCCCATATCTCTCTTGCCTCTTCAAGTTACGACAAGATCCATCCCATACCAGTAAAATCAGGAAATTAAATACTAAATCCACTACCACAACAAAAAGGACAAAGAGAGCAAacgactttttcacttttaggTTCTGGTAATTCCAATTATTATAATActtattattgtaaatagacTTCATTTTTGGTATTCAACTTTGTAAATTGCACTGTCTATTCAGAGTAAAACTGCCAAAAGTGTTATGAAACTATTATTCCTTGTATATTCCACTAGTATTTCATATGGCACCATAGCTTTGCCGTTCTGTGAGCCATGCAGTCGTGTAGATTAAGTCCTCCTATATACTACAGTTTTTTGAAAGTGTTAAGGCAAATTTGAGCCTGGTTAAAGCAAAAGGGTCACCAGCATTGACTTTGACATTTCACTCTATTCTTAGTCATGCAAATTTCCCTCTGTACTGGtaacaacttgaaaaaacatggTGGCTAAGCTACCAGTTTAAGTTATTAGATTTACTCTCTTTCTACTAACTTTTCcttagctttcaattttttcTCATCGTAAACGAAAGACAGAGTACAAGTAGCTTTAAACAACCTTTGCTTCCAAGCAAAAGTGGTACACAGGTCACCCAATCTCgatcatacaccttattccaaaattgtcgccattttagtattcttttgtttccatgcaaattggcccttatgtccttgctttcaaacgtaaaattcaaaagaatatttaaccttgaacgaggccataagggccaatttgcatgcaaacaaaagaatactaaaatggcggccattttggaataaggtgtataacgTGAAACACGtaagcttaagcacgcgacgtttttaaATTATATTAAGCCTCGGACGGAAAttggaagtgaacatttcgtgggaaaagcagatctaacAAGTGTTATTTGCAAGTGTGAGAATTGAGGATAACAAGTTCTAGCCCATATGCCTATGGTACCTGGAGCTTCTATACGTATTGTACCCTTGAGCCAACCCTGTCCAGTATCTTTTGATTTTTAGAACCTCTATAATTTGAAATACCCTTCGTGCTTTCAGTGGATGACCTTAGGCATATtgtgattggctattgtgaaaacacccacgAAAATTCCCCTGGGAGGTGCCTCTAAAAATAAAACGATATTAGATGTTAGATATTAATTTTCTCGTTGCTCTGCCTTTTGTTTATGTCTATAACTTTTGTCCCTTGCCGTCATtggggacctttagatcggaacacgacgacgacgacgacgacgacaacttcgagttttccgtactgagcatgcgcataaagtttggaggccgacatttatCGAAGTgagcgtgctcagaacggaaaactcgtactcgtagttgTTCTCGTCCTCCGATCCAGAGATCCCTATAGAGTGTTCTCGGtcatgtgaccagcagccatatttgcatactaacacaaaaggaagaaatttcataagaatagagttcaattcccaaaaaaatatttcactcctccaacatggccgctgtttctttgtttcaatcctccaacatggctgccgtgacgtcatgtgaaaatacTCTATTACCTTAGAGCAGGAACCCATgccccggagcctacaactcggTCCCATACAGGGtcttttacagaccgatctattttagactaccttttccgaaaaaaaaaggaggcagttccggttcggtgccCCGTGACGTCaggttagtttcttgtaattggtcatcgggctcctgtgggagtctcattcgcgggagaTTCAATCTAAGAATAAATCGGTctttgaaaacgccgtgacacgaacacagtGGAGTTGTAGGCTCTGGGTCATGGGTTGCTTGCTTTCCTTCACTGAACAAGTTAACGTTAAGCCTTACTTTATGGATGTGTTCAATTGAATGTctttcgcgattaattaactctCGCATTGCTATCCTTTGTGATTAATTGACGCAGAAATTCCGTGCCACATCCCCAGCAAAACTAGCCTGCACACAGGCTCTCCGTGAGTGGAATAGCGCAAGGATTGGAGCTCCAATTCCCCAGCTTTTGAAAGCGCGCCATTCCACGCACGGAGAGCCTGTGTGCAGGCTACAGCAAACCAGACACAAAGGCAAAAGTAATCATGATTTCCTATCTGCGCATCTCCTGCCCAGCGTAGTTACCTTGGGGTTATAAATGGCTCAAAGATCATTTTATTGCTTGAGGTTGGCCGACGTAATTGACAAATACGGGATAATCAGGGTCCAGGAAAGTGAACTGCAGCCTCGAACTTGATTATCACAAAACcttttccaaatatttttctAATATGAATCGTTTTAAAGAAATCAAGCGAGAAAAGTTATCTTGCCtcgtttaaaaaaagaataagatAAAGTGTGTCGCGCGCCAATAGGGAGTTCAAGAACCCACGACTGTCCTACGGCGACGAAAagttcacttcaaaatatacgtttAAGCTCTGCAATTTCACATTATCCCATCTTGTTTATGATGTATAGCATGGGCGAAATAGCTTACAACTGCATTGGTACGgccggatttgaagtaaagagaaagaatgaaagatttattttaccacaattgcttgtaatatcgcaatctgattggctaatttgccgttgtccataagagtctagacaacgctgctcgcgtcatgctcaAGTCAAATTGTCACGCactgtaatagccaatcaggaaagtTAATTTTGAGAAATATATCAATATCTTGCGAGAAGGTTATAGACAACCCTGAActactttcgatttgttaactGTCGTAGAGCGAATTCCTTTggctttgcattacttcactcggtgatcggttcaaagttcttgcgccaccctttcaaccaatcagaaagaagtgagaccaaaaccaatcgtggctcgtgagtgcacattttcccgcgctttgtgtcggctacgagtaattacttcgagttttgattggtctcctggattgtctccgtcctttttgattggccaaagtaattactttggttttggttttacgacactcgattgaaacttgctctatgaGAAAATTGTATTAAATTGCGTGCCGCActtgcagcacgatcattttcttcttttaaccaataatattaatgTTTTTGGACGTTATCGTTGCCACAGCCATCGCAATTTCTTGAACTCCCtaataatagggagtttaagaaaccacgacggttACGGTAGCCTAagtgtagccgtaccctccccccgaaggaaaaaataattcCTACGGCtaacggctacacgtaggctacggcgacgaaaacgtcacttcaaaatataagttttaGCTGTTTacccacgttgtcgtcaaaaccttaaatttggttttttacaatgactgcaaaattctcgcgcgctcattggttaacttttattgtcaataagcagacagacacataaatttataatttatgcgaggaTGACGTGATATTGCTTGCGccaaattgaagtttctcgcatttttgtctcgcgttcttcccgtgtttgacttaattttgactatcgcctcgtggatccacagctactttgacaatgttatgacgaaattcatgatcaataaccgGACAGACGCACGAAAAACTGACTTCAGTTTGTTAAATTTCACTtggtagttttgacgagtacgggagagaaatgttcaaaaatgcgtagcgcacgtgcagcacgatcattttggtttttaaccaataataatattactgctttttggcgttgtcgttgccgtagtcATCGtagtttcttaaactccctaatgcaCTGAAGATGCAACGAACAGTTTATGCCTGCTTGAAGATTGTTCACCAATATGGAGATCGGGTGAATCTGATTCCGAGAATTAACTGAAGGTTCTTAGTCAACCAGAGTTAAGATGGTGTGTACCAAGTATAGCAGTAACAATTATCTGCTAGCAGATCATTCACCAATCTAAGATGCACTGACTCCAAAAATTAACTGTGGAATCTTAAGAAATGGCAAATGGTGACGGCGATGTCTGTAAACAATTCGGATTTGCTTTCCTTAACGCACAATTGAAACCTAATTTTCAACCAGCAGGACTGTGTAAATTTGGTAAAAACCTGTCCGATTTTCATAACTCTCGCACTGCCAAAGTATTCATGTGGCATTGAGAGGGATAATGGTCTCTGAGACTGTAAAACTTTGACTGGGTGCAGTCTGCGATCGTACAGCTGCCGGCGCCGTGTGAGCAAAGGGTGTCTCCGATGCGAAGCCTAGCCTCTGACTCCGAATCGGTTGTCTAATGCCAACTCCGGGCTTTCCGTGTTGCGATTCGTCTGGCTCATTCCAGGCCAACAACGGAGCGGTACGACGATGCGAGGGAGGTGCCGAAGTTGCCCGAAGTTGCCTTCGTCTGAGTTCGAGATTTGACCTAACATGGATTGGTTCGGATTCATTCAAATTGCTCGTGATTCTTGATGTAGACGGGAAATCGGCTCGATAAGTGGTCGTCGGACTTGGGCATTCGTTTCCTCTCCATGTTATGATGTCACGTGAACTTTTTGTGTGCTGGGTTTCGCTAGAATAAAGATATTTACGCTTTCCCAATCCCTGAAACAAGACAACCACAGAGCGGATATCatcataaatatatatatatataaagccCTGagcgcaacaactcccaacaatgtaaggacgtgcagcgtattatgggaaggatacAACCCATAAGACTTAGTAAGCTTACaaaattcggctgccatcttgttttcaacatgttaatgcattgctatctccatggagaccaaATGTAATAAGCGTGCGTGGcctcaacaatgttggaagagctgtgcaaacAGATTCATCATTGTTGGGCTACGCTTCGGCGATCacggaaaaaagaaattttggagttgttggctcaaaagtttgaccagtttcaaatttCGTGCAACAACTCCCATGTAATACCCAACGATGTTGGAAGTTGTCGGCCAATAATGTTGCATTCGTTTATACGATGATCAGTATATATAAATCTCAATATAATAATTCTTTACAGATTAAATGTTCGATACAAGCAGATAAATTCAAAGCAACCAACAGTATTATAGAAAACACAACTGAAATTTCCATTTCTTAATTTTATTGCTAAGAGGACAAAAGCAAAGGGAATGAATAAACAAGCTTCTTAAGTTCCTTTTGTTAGAGCCCTATCATCCTCAACATGAAGGGTAACAGTGACGTCATTGCCATCACCTTTACGGGTATGCAGAGTATGTAACCCTACAGAAATATAAACTGTGTTTATATTGTGGGAAATAATGACGAAATATTTGAGGTATTTTGCCATGCCAGAAAACGTCCACATATTTGATTGAATTTCTCACACTTCCCTAGTAATCGTTTAGcaatatttgaatttttttactcTAGCAAGGTCATATTCaataaatcatttcctttgcaTGTTTGGTTTGAGAACTGAAAGTACCAAGGAAATGATCCACACACAAACAAAATGGTTTCCAGGAGGAGCTCATGACTCTCAATCCCAAAACTGATCTCCTTGGAGTTGCCGTTTTCTCAAAGTGTCCATATTAAGAacagcttaaaggggctagcgCTGTATCACGGCAGCACAGGGTCATTTTTTGTGCAGTTTTACCAATAATTTGCCCCTCCTCACCATGCAGTATGTTTAACTACCGGTAAcaagtattttgaaaaaaatgacacAACTAAATAACTGCATAACTGGGTACCAGTTTTTTGCTGTTGGTCATGAGCTCTTGAACTGcaaccacaggcaacccatactcaaatcacttaatacagaccattttacagttgtgtggttagttacctggcctatgaatgaaagtgaggctagatttgaccttttttttatagaaacctcactgctattcttatttatataataacccaagttattcttgcatatttttgattggttctttcctatgatctattagaggacagacgcacgattgacgccaccatcagcttttatgtgaataaagtttaattctttattatataaaacaaatagattccatgttgtcgtgggtctgttcagtaatagatcacagaagacgtcaaaatgtggtaagaacatcagtgacacactcggctatcgcctcgtgtgccacttttttgttcttaccacattttgacgtcatctgtgatctatgactgaacagacgcacggcaacatggaatctatttgttaagtaaaTTTCAAGTAATTAGCATTCAGAACAACATTACAAACATTAGAAAAGGAAGGAGGTATGTATCATgataaggtcaactccagcctcacttgcATTTTTCTCACTTGCTTTTaaggccaggggcccgttt from Montipora foliosa isolate CH-2021 chromosome 7, ASM3666993v2, whole genome shotgun sequence includes the following:
- the LOC138011311 gene encoding uncharacterized protein C3orf84-like, which codes for MTGTHDIRGTWFPTGFHGHFRSKSRSEFTIPYRHRAKPVPPEKFLNHVAERSNRHLFSRHDNRHAHSDMGDLETYFGMGLGKRKYLYSSETQHTKSSRDIITWRGNECPSPTTTYRADFPSTSRITSNLNESEPIHVRSNLELRRRQLRATSAPPSHRRTAPLLAWNEPDESQHGKPGVGIRQPIRSQRLGFASETPFAHTAPAAVRSQTAPSQSFTVSETIIPLNAT